Proteins encoded together in one Streptomyces sp. NA04227 window:
- a CDS encoding ABC transporter ATP-binding protein, which yields MATTLAKAADGTTTAAPAARIAHVSKSFATPGGQQLVLDDINLDVAPGEFVTLLGASGCGKSTLLNLVAGLDRPSAGEISTDGRPALMFQEHALFPWLTAGRNIELALKLRGIAKAERRTRAEELLELVRLKGSHGKRVHELSGGMRQRVALARALAQDSRLLLMDEPFAALDAITRDVLHDELTRIWRETNVSVLFVTHNVREAVRLAERVVLLSSRPGRVAREWTVEIEQPRRIEDSAVAELSVEITEELRGEIRRHGKD from the coding sequence ATGGCCACGACCCTTGCCAAGGCCGCCGACGGCACCACGACGGCGGCGCCCGCCGCCCGGATCGCGCACGTCTCCAAGTCCTTCGCCACCCCGGGCGGGCAGCAGCTCGTCCTCGACGACATCAACCTCGACGTGGCGCCCGGCGAGTTCGTCACGCTGCTCGGCGCCTCGGGCTGCGGCAAGTCCACGCTGCTGAACCTGGTGGCGGGCCTGGACCGGCCGAGCGCGGGCGAGATCAGCACGGACGGGCGTCCGGCGCTGATGTTCCAGGAGCACGCGCTGTTCCCGTGGCTGACCGCGGGCAGGAACATCGAACTCGCCCTCAAACTGCGCGGGATCGCCAAGGCCGAGCGCCGCACCCGCGCCGAGGAACTGCTCGAACTCGTCCGGCTGAAGGGCTCGCACGGCAAGCGCGTGCACGAGCTGTCCGGCGGTATGCGCCAGCGCGTGGCCCTGGCCCGCGCCCTCGCCCAGGACAGCAGGCTGCTCCTGATGGACGAGCCGTTCGCGGCGCTGGACGCCATCACCCGTGACGTGCTGCACGACGAACTGACCCGTATCTGGCGCGAGACGAACGTCTCCGTGCTGTTCGTGACGCACAACGTGCGCGAGGCGGTACGCCTCGCCGAGCGCGTCGTGCTGCTGTCCTCGCGGCCCGGCCGGGTGGCGCGCGAGTGGACGGTGGAGATCGAGCAGCCGCGCCGTATCGAGGACAGCGCGGTGGCCGAACTGTCCGTCGAGATCACCGAAGAACTGCGTGGGGAGATCCGCCGACATGGCAAGGACTGA